A window of Angustibacter sp. Root456 contains these coding sequences:
- a CDS encoding Bax inhibitor-1/YccA family protein, with amino-acid sequence MSNPVFERMKDSRGYATFGPPGATRQPSGYATPSPDELETMYNAPSATPVDTRRMTYDDVVVKTAIVFAAVLVGGVVGWKVPGLMWVGLIGGLVLGLVNSFKKSPSPALIVGYGLLEGVALGGISMFFEGRYPGIVAQAVLGTLSVFAAVLVGFRSGKLRTSPKLNKIFFIAIGGYLLFSLVNLGLMVFAGQDSLRAGPLGLVIGAFAVLLASYSLVMDFEFIKAGVEQGAPAKFAWTAAFGLVVTLVWLYIEILRILAILRGD; translated from the coding sequence ATGAGCAACCCGGTGTTCGAGCGGATGAAGGACAGCCGCGGCTACGCCACGTTCGGCCCGCCCGGAGCCACGCGTCAGCCCAGCGGGTACGCCACGCCGTCCCCGGACGAGCTCGAGACGATGTACAACGCGCCGTCCGCGACGCCGGTCGACACCCGCCGGATGACCTACGACGACGTCGTGGTCAAGACGGCGATCGTCTTCGCGGCCGTGCTCGTGGGTGGTGTGGTCGGCTGGAAGGTCCCTGGCCTGATGTGGGTCGGCCTCATCGGCGGCCTCGTGCTGGGTCTGGTCAACTCGTTCAAGAAGAGCCCCAGCCCGGCGCTCATCGTCGGCTACGGCCTGCTCGAGGGCGTGGCCCTCGGCGGCATCAGCATGTTCTTCGAGGGACGCTACCCAGGCATCGTCGCGCAAGCCGTGCTCGGCACGCTCAGCGTCTTCGCCGCCGTGCTCGTGGGCTTCCGCAGCGGCAAGCTGCGCACCTCGCCGAAGCTGAACAAGATCTTCTTCATCGCGATCGGCGGGTACCTGCTGTTCTCGCTGGTCAACCTCGGCCTGATGGTGTTCGCCGGCCAGGACTCCCTGCGCGCCGGCCCCCTCGGCCTGGTGATCGGCGCCTTCGCGGTGCTGCTCGCGTCGTACTCGCTGGTCATGGACTTCGAGTTCATCAAGGCCGGCGTCGAGCAGGGCGCCCCGGCCAAGTTCGCCTGGACGGCGGCCTTCGGTCTCGTCGTCACGCTCGTCTGGCTCTACATCGAGATCCTGCGGATCCTCGCGATCCTGCGCGGCGACTGA
- a CDS encoding acetyl-CoA C-acetyltransferase produces MSEAVIVSTARSPIGRAFKGSLKDVRPDDLAATVVRAALDKVPGLDASHIDDLYLGCAEPSGEQGFNMSRVVAVLAGLDSVPGATVNRYCASSVQTTRMAFHAIKAGEGDVFVSAGVECVSRYRNFKGAGEGEEGLQNPRFAEAQARMAEMARTNEVWSDPREQGQLPDIYLSMGQTAENVATFRGVTRAEQDAWGVESQNRAEKAIADGFFAREITPITTPDGTVVSTDDGPRPGVTLEGVSQLNPVFREQGTITAGNCCPLNDGAAALVVMSDTKARELGLTPLARVVSTGVSALSPEIMGLGPVEASRQALARAGMTIDDIDLVEINEAFAAQVLPSAADLGIDHDKLNVHGGAIALGHPFGATGARITTTLLNGLASRDKTFGLETMCVGGGQGMAIIYERLS; encoded by the coding sequence ATGTCCGAGGCCGTCATCGTCTCGACCGCCCGCAGCCCGATCGGGCGCGCGTTCAAGGGCTCGCTGAAGGACGTCCGGCCAGACGACCTGGCCGCCACCGTCGTGCGCGCGGCGCTCGACAAGGTGCCCGGCCTCGACGCGTCGCACATCGACGACCTGTACCTCGGCTGCGCCGAGCCGTCGGGTGAGCAGGGCTTCAACATGTCGCGCGTGGTCGCCGTCCTCGCGGGGCTCGACTCGGTGCCGGGCGCCACCGTCAACCGCTACTGCGCGTCCAGCGTGCAGACCACCCGCATGGCCTTCCACGCGATCAAGGCCGGTGAGGGTGACGTCTTCGTCTCGGCCGGCGTCGAGTGCGTCAGCCGCTACCGCAACTTCAAGGGCGCCGGTGAGGGCGAGGAGGGGCTGCAGAACCCCCGCTTCGCCGAGGCCCAGGCCCGCATGGCCGAGATGGCGCGCACCAACGAGGTGTGGAGCGACCCGCGCGAGCAGGGCCAGCTGCCCGACATCTACCTGTCGATGGGCCAGACCGCCGAGAACGTCGCGACCTTCCGTGGCGTGACCCGCGCCGAGCAGGACGCGTGGGGCGTCGAGAGCCAGAACCGCGCCGAGAAAGCCATCGCCGACGGCTTCTTCGCCCGCGAGATCACGCCGATCACCACGCCCGACGGCACGGTCGTCTCGACCGACGACGGCCCGCGACCCGGCGTCACGCTCGAAGGCGTCTCGCAGCTGAACCCGGTGTTCCGCGAGCAGGGCACCATCACGGCCGGCAACTGCTGCCCGCTCAACGACGGCGCGGCGGCACTCGTGGTCATGAGCGACACCAAGGCCCGCGAGCTCGGGCTCACGCCGCTCGCGCGCGTGGTGTCGACCGGCGTCTCGGCGCTGTCGCCCGAGATCATGGGGCTCGGCCCCGTCGAGGCGTCACGCCAGGCACTCGCCCGGGCCGGCATGACCATCGACGACATCGACCTGGTCGAGATCAACGAGGCCTTCGCGGCGCAGGTGCTGCCGAGCGCGGCCGACCTCGGCATCGACCACGACAAGCTGAACGTGCACGGCGGCGCGATCGCGCTCGGCCACCCGTTCGGGGCCACCGGCGCGCGCATCACGACGACGCTGCTCAACGGCCTGGCCTCGCGCGACAAGACCTTCGGCCTGGAGACGATGTGCGTGGGCGGTGGCCAGGGCATGGCCATCATCTACGAGCGCCTCAGCTGA